ATGGCCTTTGACCGCTATGCTGCTGTCTGTCGACCGCTCCACTACACGACCATTATGCACCCCTGTTTCTGCCAGACACTGGCTCTCATCTCCTGGGCAGGAGGGTTCATGAACTCTGTGGTTCAGACAGGCCTCATGATGGCCATGCCGCTCTGTGGCCCCCATCACCTgaaccacttcttctgtgagaTGCCTGTgctactgaagctggcttgtgaGGACCCACATGGCACAGAGGTCAAGATGTTTGTGGCCAGAGTCATCATTGTGGTGTTTCCTGCAGCACTAATTCTAGGCTCTTACGTACACATTGCTCAGGCAATGCTGAGGGTCAGATCAATTGCTGGACACAGAAAGGCTTTTGGGACTTGTGGGTCCCACCTCTTGGTTGTTTCCCTTTTTTATGGCTCAGCCATGTACACATACCTCCAACCCACACATAGTTATTCTCAGAGTGAGGGAAAGTTTGTTGCCCTTTTTTATACTATAATTACCCCCATGCTTAATCCTCTGATTTATACCCtaaggaacaaggatgtgaaggGGGCCCTGAGGAAGGCACTATGGAAAGACAGAGGCTCAcggtaggagggagaaaggaggaccAATACAATTGTCTGTAATAGCTCTCAGGTCGTGGAGCAACATCCTGTTCCTGGTAGAGCAATTGGTGAGTAGAAAATAGTCCTTGGTAGGCCTCAGGATTTTAGCACCTTATCTGCCTTGCTTGGGAGTTGGAAGTGGGGATCTTTTGGTGCTCTTTCTAGTTCAATGTCTTTGATCATTTTACAAGAGGGAGCAAgtgttgatatatatatatctcaacttTCCAAAGAAATGAAGTTGGGAAGGGGATATTGTGGACATTTTGGAGAGAAGCTGGGTTCTAGACAAGCCTGAGAGTGAGAAAAGACTtacttcaaaatgacagcaccttTTCTAAGGTCAGTGATTCCCAGCATGGTGTCATGGAAATAAATGTGCCCAAAGGCTGAGGACAAGAGTTCACTCCTGCTCTTCTACAAATTACCTGTGGCCCTGACCATGTTCCCTCACTTCTTAGGGCCCATTTTGAAGGTCTCTTACATAACCACTTTATGATACTTAGAGCAAATAAAGA
The window above is part of the Elephas maximus indicus isolate mEleMax1 chromosome 2, mEleMax1 primary haplotype, whole genome shotgun sequence genome. Proteins encoded here:
- the LOC126070393 gene encoding olfactory receptor 2Y1-like — translated: MGRFNTSYRDGFILVGFSDWPQLELALFVFISIFYSLTLFGNTTIIALSCLDHRLHTPMYFFLCHLSFLDLCYTTNIVPQLLINLHGSDQTITYGGCMAQLFIFLAVGSTESVLLVVMAFDRYAAVCRPLHYTTIMHPCFCQTLALISWAGGFMNSVVQTGLMMAMPLCGPHHLNHFFCEMPVLLKLACEDPHGTEVKMFVARVIIVVFPAALILGSYVHIAQAMLRVRSIAGHRKAFGTCGSHLLVVSLFYGSAMYTYLQPTHSYSQSEGKFVALFYTIITPMLNPLIYTLRNKDVKGALRKALWKDRGSR